A stretch of the Candidatus Paceibacterota bacterium genome encodes the following:
- a CDS encoding ATP cone domain-containing protein, translating into MKNTPAKTSSKAGGLDSIRKRDNVIVPFDKTRIISAIERAMIATSEGDVTDAQKVANRIVTSLTKMQKSRKKGYIIDVEDIQDAVETELILCGYARTAKAYILYREEHKKIRETTGIVPSRVRELAVESKKYFRNALAEFVYYRSYSRWIEEEGRRETWIETVDRYMAFMRENLDGKIKDKEYAELREAILAHEVMPSMRLMWSAGPAARKTNVTGYNCSFIAPTKLGDFGEIMYLSMCGTGVGFSVESQTVQQLPQIKKQTGKKPTIHVVGDSKEGWAEALVLGLKTWYEGEDVQFDYSQLRPAGARLMTMGGKSSGPEPLRSLINFSREKIMRRQGKRLSNIDVHDIICKIGEVVVSGGVRRSALISLSELEDHDMRNAKSGQFYLNEPQRMIANNSAAYMQKPTITEFVDEWTALMKSGSGERGIFNRGSLMKQLPARRAKNFSGYIDTCGVNPCGEIILRSKQFCNLSEVVVRADDTKESLLRKVRLAAMLGTYQSSLTNFKYLSKEWKKNCEEERLLGVSLTGQWDNPDPMHDAELLAELRDAAIETNKIYAKRIGINASTAVTCVKPSGTVSQLVDASSGMHPRHAPYYIRRIRISATDSLFRMLRDQGVPYNPEVGQNVENAATYVIDFPVKAPGGSTFKDDLSAIDQLEHWKIVKQHYTEHNPSVTVSIGEDEWLKVATWVYENWDIVGGLSFLPRSEHVYQLAPYEEITKAQFEELSKKWEHIDFSKIVSYERVDETQGSKELACSSGVCEI; encoded by the coding sequence ATGAAGAACACACCAGCAAAAACTTCTTCGAAAGCGGGAGGACTCGACAGTATTCGCAAGCGCGATAATGTCATCGTTCCGTTCGACAAGACACGCATCATTAGCGCGATTGAGCGTGCAATGATCGCAACAAGCGAGGGAGACGTCACTGACGCACAGAAAGTAGCGAACCGCATCGTGACCTCACTCACAAAAATGCAGAAGTCACGCAAGAAGGGATATATCATCGACGTCGAGGACATCCAGGATGCAGTAGAGACTGAACTCATCCTCTGCGGCTATGCACGTACGGCGAAAGCTTATATCTTGTACCGCGAAGAGCACAAGAAAATTCGTGAAACAACGGGCATTGTACCGTCACGTGTACGCGAACTTGCCGTTGAAAGCAAGAAGTACTTCCGCAATGCGCTTGCAGAATTCGTCTACTATCGCTCTTACTCACGTTGGATTGAGGAGGAGGGGCGTCGCGAAACTTGGATCGAAACCGTTGATCGCTATATGGCGTTCATGCGCGAGAATCTCGATGGGAAAATTAAGGACAAGGAGTATGCAGAACTTCGCGAGGCTATCCTTGCGCATGAAGTCATGCCTTCAATGCGCCTCATGTGGAGCGCAGGTCCTGCAGCACGCAAGACAAATGTCACTGGATACAACTGTTCATTCATTGCCCCAACAAAACTTGGTGACTTCGGTGAAATCATGTATCTCTCTATGTGTGGTACTGGTGTGGGATTTTCAGTGGAGAGCCAGACCGTCCAGCAACTTCCTCAGATCAAGAAGCAGACGGGCAAGAAGCCAACTATTCACGTCGTCGGTGATTCAAAGGAAGGATGGGCAGAGGCACTCGTTCTTGGTCTCAAGACATGGTACGAGGGTGAAGATGTGCAGTTCGATTATTCACAGCTTCGTCCCGCAGGTGCACGCCTGATGACGATGGGCGGCAAGTCATCAGGCCCAGAGCCGTTGCGCTCACTCATCAACTTCTCTCGAGAGAAGATTATGCGCAGGCAAGGCAAGCGTCTTTCAAATATTGATGTCCACGATATCATTTGTAAGATTGGTGAAGTAGTCGTTTCTGGCGGTGTTCGTCGTAGTGCACTCATCTCGCTCTCTGAGCTCGAAGATCACGACATGCGTAATGCAAAGAGTGGTCAGTTCTATTTGAACGAGCCACAGCGTATGATCGCAAACAACTCTGCAGCATACATGCAGAAGCCAACCATCACCGAGTTTGTCGACGAATGGACGGCGCTTATGAAGTCAGGCTCAGGTGAACGAGGAATCTTCAACCGCGGCTCACTCATGAAGCAGCTTCCTGCACGTCGCGCAAAGAACTTCAGTGGTTATATCGATACATGTGGTGTGAACCCATGTGGAGAGATCATCCTCCGTTCGAAGCAGTTCTGCAACCTTTCTGAAGTTGTCGTTCGTGCTGACGATACGAAGGAGTCACTTCTTCGCAAGGTCCGTCTCGCTGCAATGCTTGGTACCTACCAGTCGTCACTCACGAACTTCAAGTACCTCTCGAAGGAATGGAAAAAGAACTGTGAGGAAGAGCGCCTTCTCGGCGTATCGCTCACTGGCCAGTGGGATAATCCAGATCCAATGCACGACGCTGAGCTTCTCGCTGAACTCCGCGATGCAGCAATTGAGACCAACAAGATCTACGCAAAGCGTATTGGCATCAACGCTTCTACTGCAGTCACCTGCGTGAAACCATCAGGTACCGTCTCCCAGCTTGTCGATGCATCATCAGGAATGCACCCTCGACACGCTCCATATTACATTCGCCGCATCCGCATCTCTGCAACCGACAGTCTCTTCCGTATGCTCCGCGACCAAGGAGTTCCATACAACCCAGAGGTTGGACAGAATGTTGAAAATGCAGCCACTTATGTCATCGACTTCCCCGTCAAGGCTCCTGGAGGATCAACTTTCAAGGATGATCTCTCTGCAATTGACCAGCTCGAACACTGGAAGATTGTGAAGCAGCACTACACTGAGCACAATCCATCAGTTACAGTTTCTATCGGCGAAGACGAGTGGCTTAAGGTCGCAACATGGGTCTACGAGAACTGGGATATCGTTGGCGGACTTTCATTCCTTCCACGTAGTGAGCATGTCTACCAACTTGCTCCATACGAGGAGATTACAAAGGCCCAGTTTGAAGAGCTTTCAAAGAAGTGGGAGCACATCGACTTCTCAAAGATTGTTTCCTACGAAAGGGTTGATGAGACACAGGGATCGAAGGAGCTAGCATGCTCTTCAGGCGTCTGCGAGATTTAG